From Antechinus flavipes isolate AdamAnt ecotype Samford, QLD, Australia chromosome 1, AdamAnt_v2, whole genome shotgun sequence:
CACCGCCGGGGTCAGGGCTGACCGTGTCCTTCGTCACGTCCCCTGAAGGGGCACCCGTCCTGCGGTCTCTGGGCCTCGGACCTCCCCCCGTGGCCGCCGCAGCGCTTCGAGAAAAGGCCAAGACGGCCCCTGCCACACGGAGCTCCCCTTCCTGCGTAGCTTAGAGATGGGGAGGTTCCAGGGGGCGGAGGAGCCGAGTTCTGGGGCTTGGGGGTCTCTGCCCTTCATACCAACGTAAATTGCTTTTAACAAACGAACAGtgattttaaatacttttagCTACCGGAACGAGTTTTTattatggagaaaataaatggaaaaattgcTTTAAGGACCCCAACCTTAGCGAGCTGCTGCCCTGTCCGGGGTTACTTGGGGAGAATCTGGGCCTGGGGTGAGTTCAGGCCTCTTGACTGTAACACCTTCCCCGGGGGGTCCTGAGGATTGAGATGGCGAGTGGGGGGTGGGGCTGCCTCCCTGTGGTTTACCAGGTGTGAGCCAGTCTGGCACTCAGGCCCCTGGCCCCGGCAGAAGCGGGGTTTCTGGGGGCTTGCCATTGAGCCAACATTGGCTGCTTGTACTCTGGGCCAGTTGGTCTGAGCTGATTCAGATCAGAGTTGGGCCAAACTCTCAAAAGGCACAGCGTGGTCAAGGTGGATCCTGCCTGACCCCGGGACTGGTCCTGATCCCGAACCTGGCCTGGCACCTGCCCAGAGGAGCCGGGGCCCACATCAGGGCTCCAGgaccttccctcctcccctagggCCCCGTTGCTGGACATGAGTGGGACGACTTGTCACTAttgtgggtggaggcaggggaaggcCTTCCCAGGAGGGCGGGAGACCCACGGAAGTCTGGAGCCTGTCTGGGTGGCTGCCCGTTTATTTTCCATCATGGCCGCACATCTACAAAAGCAAATGATTTTTCAGCCCGAGGGCAGCAGTAAAGCAGGAAGATGGGAGGGAGGATGggtttccatttctcttctaactCTGATGGCGAGGGTCCTCGTCCGGCACACGCCGTGTGCTTCTGGTGGGGGCGGGCGCCAGCAAAGCGAGGCACTCCGGTCTTGCCTCCCGTGTGCCAGGGTGCCAGAGCTGGTGGGCAGGGCAGGCAGGGCTCGGTTGGGTGTCCCCGCTCTGGGCAGGCTGAAGGGCACCGTGGCAAGGGGAGACGGGCTCTTAGGGGAGGCACCTTCGGGATGACTCCAGGTCCTTGCCTTTCACAAACGTGAGGGGGGGAGCACCCTGACGTCCCCGAGCCAGGCACTCTGGTATTCTGGATGCCCTTTTCCTGGGGAAGTGGCCGGCTGAAGGAGGTGCTGGGGTTTGGGGCCCACCCTGCCAAGCTTAACTGAGGCGAGGGGGCCGGCAGGATGGGGAGCTGGCTTCCGTCCCCCTTGCGCTAAGCTGCTGCTTGACTTCAGCCCGTCTCCACAGTCACATGGCTCTCACTTGGATTTCCCCTCCCCAGGCAGAGGCAGGTGCCAGTCCCCGGGGGGGCTCTGTCTCATGGTCCACACCGGGGTGTGCTTCTGCTTGGCCAGGATCCGGGCTTGCTCGCTCCTGCAGAGGAATTGCTGTACAAACGAGAGGCCGGTTATGAGCCAGGGCTGAAAGGCCCAGCACCCCCCAGAATCCCTAAACCCCGCCAGGGGCCCTCGTGGGCCTGGGTCTTCTGGGTGGGTCCAGAAGCGCTGTGTGGCAGCCATCTGCTGAGCCCGGCTCCTGCAGCACCTTCACCTCCTGTTCAGAAAGGTGCTGGACAGGCAGCTGCTTCTCAGCCAACCCGCAtctattttcccaattttcctccctcttccgcTGCAGCACAAAGCTGTGGACTCTCCCCTGGCCCCCAAGTCCTGCCCCCTCTGCTGCCCCGTCTGGGCTCTGGACTCTCGGTGAGGTCGGCCTGCCTCCATTGCTTTTCCTATTCCCCACCTGCGCTCCATTCAGGGCATGTGACTGTTTCAGAGCCCAGAGCAGAGACACGCGCTCTTCCCTTTCATGTGAATCGGGGGACTTTACGCACCAACCAGTCAGATGTGGAGACCCCCAGCCGCCTGCTGGCAGGTCCCTCTTCACTCCAAGATTCCCGAGTGCTGCAGAGCCTTCCTGGCCCCAGCCCGCAGAAGGGCACCCAATGCTGCAGCTGTGGGGGGACCTCCTCCAGCTGATCCCACTCCTCTAGAGCCCTTGGACACACCAGCCTCTTCCCTGGGGATTATCTGCTCCCATGGCCCCCTACTCTGTGCAACACGAGGGTCCCCGCCCCCCATCACTAATTTCCATTGGCCCATCTCCGGCCCTTATCTGGGTCACCCCACTTTCTGCAGGAGAGCTTGGGGGACTTCCTTTCTGGGTAGCTCCAAGCCAGAACCCAGACTCGGGCCCCGGTTACCTTGGCTTCGGGACTCCCACTCTCCTCCCACTGCTGACAGTTTCGGTAGTCTCTCTTCCACTGGTCACAGGATGGGATCTCCCCGTAGATGTAGTAATGATGGAGGAAGTTGCGGATGGTCCGGCAGTGCTTCCATTCGGCCCAGTAATCCTCACAGCTGCGGGGAGGCTGCGGAGGCAGAGAGACGGACCCGAGGGACGGCTCAGAAAGAGGGCTGCGGCCCAGGGGATGCCCGGGCTGTGGGGCAGGGGCGAGCTGAGGGCTCTGGGTGTGAATGTGGGCTACAAAACATCAGGAGCGCAACTGAAAGCAGGTTACTTAGGATATCTGAGTCTTGgctttcttatctctaaaatggacaTGATCTCCTCACAGACTTTGTTAAGAAAACCATCCCCCTATCTCAAATAGGTGATAATTCCTTAAGGTCATACAGGCCTTAAGGACATTTCAGCTTTTTTCCCCTGCTCCAgcagcatctggcacatagtaggtccttaataaatgtttgctgaatcaTTAGTCCACAATAAGGACAGCCAGATATTCTACGGCAGTTAAAGACCGGCAACACGCTTTGCCAATATTCTCACTGATCCACACACTAACTGGAAGATGGCAGCCATTATGATCCCCTATTCCAGTTATGAAGAATCtttggtcagatttgaattcagttcttcccgactccaggctcAGCTCTTAATCCATTTTGACACCGAATTTATCCacttaaaaatcatcttttggGCAGCTGGGTGTCTTGATAGAGCTCGAGGCTGGGAGAagggaaaactcattttcctgcgttcaaatccagcctcagccttcctagtgacactgggcaagtcctgcctcagtttcttcatctgtaataaatcagctggagagggaaatggcaaatcacttgagcacctctaccaagaaaaccccgaatAAGTtgacgtgactgaaaaatgacaacttCTAGTTTTAATATTCTCTGACTTTCCAAGGTTTTGAAACttaccttttcctctcccattgcttgactattttcatctttcttttaaaaaagacccttttttcttaaaaatatttgtctAGGGGAGAAGTTGGGGGAAATTGGAAGaccaaagttttgcaaagattaatgttgaCTAATTATCCATGCAAGGTTCTTGCCCATTCAAGAAACCAACTGTCAGTTTTCCCTTGGCCCCGCCCCCTTAACGGTCAGTTTTCTCTCTCGGCCCGCCCCCTTTAAAAACCCAACTGTCATTTTCTATCTCGGCCCGCCTCCCAGCCTCAGACCTGGTCCCCAGCATAGACCAATGCCCACGTCACCCCTAAGTCCAATTTTTGAGTTCCTCGGCCTCATGGGAAGTTCCCATGTCAATCAAGTTCGTCAACGCCGGCCCCTCAAGCTTAGCCACGCCCCTTCGTCTTCCTAGCTCTGCCGCTTACACCTACACTACGCCTCTCCTACACTCAAGAGTTTGGCGCCCTCTTTAGGCCCTTGCTTCTCCTAGTCCCCGGGGGCCTTTTTCCTCTCAACTGTCAGCCCCTACTCCTGGCGCGTAGCCACACCCCCTCCCGCTAGACCCGCCCCCTAGCTCCTTGTCCCTCCCGCCCACAGCCTCTAACAAAATCCCGCCCCATCCTTAGGCTCCACCCTCAGCCTGCAGCCCTAGACCCAGTTTCTTCCCTAGATTTGCCAGGCCTAGGAATGCCCACTGGCCCTCCTCCCGCCCCTCGCCGCGACCCCAGTCCGGACGTCGTTCCCGACTCCTCTCGGCCCCTCAAGCCGTCCCCGTATCCCCTCACGTACCCTCCAGAAGCTCTCGTCAACGTCCGCCATTTTGCAGCCTTGGCCCTCGGCGTCCCGCCTCTTTAACATATCAGCCTacgggggtggggaaaggagggctCAGACTCAGGATTGGCAGCCCTCCGAACCAATGAATTTCCAGTAACAAATCAGCCAATCGTGTCTTGTCGGTGAGGCGGGACTTGAGGCACCGCCTCCTGAGGGGAGCCCTTTCTCTGTAGTTCTGCGGCCGAGCACCGGCCTGCGAGCTGAGACAGTTCAGAGGGCTGAGGAGCCTCGTCCCTGCGCGAGAATCCCGCGTGACTTTGCCCTTGCCTCTGCTTGAAGGCCGTGTCTGATGGGGAACTCACTATCTTCTCGGGCACCGAACAGAGCTGGGAACCTGGAGAGAAAGCCCTCGAGGGGCCGGTAGAGACCCCGGAACTTTGCGGGGGACTCCAAATCCCTTTTTTTCAGTGACGGGATGTGGcgccccttcccttctcctaggCTTTGCATAGGCTGTCTCAGACACcaaggggggtggggggtgtcCTCACCTCTTCCCATCTGAACCCCTGGGGCCTTTTCCGACTCTGAGCTCGTActgacccccctccccccccacctcaCTCACTCTCCATATTTACCTGATTTGTGCACAAAAAGGACGTCCAGCttcaagcacctactgtgtgcagtcAGTCCAGCAGCCtagagcacctactgtgtgcagtcAGTCCAGCAGCATAGAGCGCCTCCTATGACAGCCTAAGGCCAGGCCCTCCCCTCGAGGTGCTCCTGAAGACTGAACAAGGACTCCGGGTCTGCCCCAAGTACACCCAATGTCTTCCAGCTCCGGCCCGCCAAGAGGAAATGCTCCTAAAGCAGTTGGCGCCGTGTGCGGGGGAGCCTGCAAGTTCTCCTGCCTCAGCCTCTCCTCCGGAGCTCTGTCGGTCCGGTGGCCATCTGGATCGCTGCCTGGAGATGGCCCCGATGCAGTGGGAGGCCTTGGCCTGGTGCCCTAAGGTCTTCCCCAGGCGATGCAGAAAAATGGCTAGTTCCCTTCCCTCCCGCCAAATGACCACGTGGGACGTGGCAGGGAGGGCCGGGGCGGCTCCAGGCCCCAGGGGCCCTCCCTTCAACCAATTTACAGGCAAGTCCCGGTCTCTGTCCTGGCCTCCTGGTCTCCGAGACTGAGCACACACTGCCACGCCTTTCAGGAGAGCCTTTGTGGGGCGGGGGCAGCTGGGGCTGGGGTCCAGcttcttttctctgttcctccttctgtcccttcccttccctgccaGCGCTCTGCCCAAATGGGAGTTTTGGTCACTGAGACCTCCCAGCATTCTTTGGGTTTGCCGGCTAGGGCCCAACCTTCAAGCCAAATTGCTCTGGCTCTCAgtggcacacagcaggcacttaataaatacctgtccCCTTCCTCTTTTGTCCGACCCACACAGATTAGATCCCTGTTCCGGGCAGGCTCCTGGCCAGACATCTCAGGAGGGAGGCCCAGCCTTCCCACTCAGTGCCAGGGGCCAGTCTGGGGCATGGGGCATGGCAGGGGCTCCCATGGTTCTGAATCCAGCTCCGGGGTCTTGGAGGGCCCAGGGGGTGTTCTGTGCATGGCTTCCCAACAGTTCAGTCCAAAGCAGGGGCTTGAGATCAGATGACCTCCCACCTCCAGATAACAAAAGCAGGCCCTGGAAGGCCTGGAATCCACAGCTGGCCTCTGCCCTTACTAGCTGGAAGtcctttaactcttttttttttgggggggggctagataattggggttaagtgacttgcctagggtcacatggtaaatgtctgaggccacattggaactcgggtcctcctgccTTTAggggtgttctatccactataccaatcAGCTGCAATAAACTGGGTTTATttcagcacctccctcccaggaggattttttttcttttttgctgaggcagttggggttaagtgacttgcccagggtcacacagccaggaagtgttaagggtctgaggtcctatttgaacttgggtcctcctaacttcagggctggtgctatatgCACTGCGCCACCTAGCCTCTGGGCCTCAGTGATCATGGGAATGGAATCTAGGATACTTGGCTGAAGACAATGCTGGGAATTCCTGTTTAGAAAAGGGGGGACCCCAGCAAGCACCTCCAGCAATTGGAGGCCGGTATCCATCCAGGACCAGACAGACCATCCATGAGCCATTGAACAGAGCTGATGGGACCCAGCGGCAAAGCAAGACGCAGATGTTACTTCTCGGACGTGGCTAATTTTTACCCGGCTGCCCTCTGTGATGGGGTCTTTGCCaaatctttgtgattccatttggggttttcttggggctcactttacagatgaggaaactgaggcaaacaggatctcACACcgggtcacaaagctagaaagaagTCTTCCTGACGCCGGTATtggcactctaaccactgcacaGCTTAGCTGCTCCTCCATTAAAAGTTTTTTCCAAAAAGCTGTTTCTAATAGTGTCTATCGGAAGCCATATTTGAAAGCACTCGTGACATGGGCTTGTCAAGGCTTATCAAAGCTTTTTTAACTCTAAATTGGCTGGTTTGGGCAAGTCTGGATCGTAGGAGGACGTGCAGGCCCTACGCTAGCCTAGGAACCAACAACGGCATTTTCACAAGTTGCTGATATAGAAGCACATTTAGACTTGTTAAGGCCACAGAAGGAACGCATCCTGAGGAACGATCCCTCGGACGCAGGCGACCCCATTAACATTTGGACGATTTCTGCACTCGGTAGGTCCCGCGGCTGGGCCACTCTACCCAAAAGAATCCTGTTCCTAACAACCTCTGCCTTTCTATTGCAATCGTTCATATTCCTGACTGCAGTTTAGAGCTAGGATGATAGCTAGCATATGAGCATCCTTGCCCCCTGACCCTAACTGCCAAGTAGTCGGCCCGGCTCTTTGGTTGCCCGCTTTGGTAAAAGGCGGCTGTGACCGACAAGGAATCCTGTGTATGTCGTCACTTCGACTGAGCCACGTGTTCTCCCCAGCACGGATAGTTcccattttaaggatgaggaagaggagggcgGGGATAAAACAGAAGCATTAAGTCAGGAGGGGTGCTGGCAATCATTTTCCAGGCAGGGAAATTTAGGCTAAGGGGTGGGGAGGCACCAGCAGGGCCATGCCAGTTGGGACCCCTTCTCCAGGAAGACACGTGGCACTCTCTCCCACTCCAGTCCCTTGGCTCTCTAGTGAGCGGCTGGGACTCCAAGAGAGGAGCACGAATCAGTCCGATGCTAAGGTAACGTCCTTTATTGTCTATTTAACCCTATGTGCAAATGAGTACTGCTCACCTATGACCTGTGTCAAATTACTTGCTTCTCTatgaagggggtgggagggggagaattttgaatcccaaatttgagaaaaaatagaatgttaaaattgtttttacatgtaattggggaaaaacattacattaaaaaaaaaaggcaaaaaaaagctCAAGAGCCATGTCCAGACAAACCAGGGTTAAATCAAGAGCAGAACTGGAGGATCTAGAATCGGGTGGTGTCCAGAATGTTTGCGTCACGCCGACGAGGCCGAGCCGGTCGTGATGACGGGGCCCGGGGGGCCATCTCCGACGTGTGGGTTCTCAAGGCTTTACAAGCATGGAGGCAGGCGCTACAGAACAAGTTTATTAAGGGGACACGACGAGTGCCACCGTCAGTCTCAACAATTATGGATTTGCCAATTATTAGCTGCTTTCTGCGGGATTTGTGGCTTGGCCGTGTCAACAGAAAACACCACGAGCAAAGCCTTTAACTTGAGTGTGTCTCTAAGGGTGACCACTGTGGGCAACGGCATGGAGTCAATCACATGACATTTTTAGGAGGAAATAAAGAACCAATCAAGAGAGGATACCTGGATCCTCCCGGTGTGGACCATGCTGTCCTTTCTGACAAGCGAGTCAAAGAGAAAGGACCCATGGCCCAGAACGAGCCAGCGGAGAGCCCCCAGCCGTTTGCCTGTGGCCTTGGTGCTGTGGAGACAGTCCAGTCCTGTGGTCTTTTCCCAAATCAAGCACACGACCACCAAGTCCTGAAGTTTCCCGGGCCAGGCAGAGGAGGGATTTCTTACGAAACGCTAAATGAAATGAAGGGCAGGTCATGAAGTATCCTCTGCTGATCATCTTCTGTCCCTGACAAATCCATTAACTAAAGCCAAGAGGTTGcaatagattattttattttctaattagcCAGGGCCCAAATTCaaggttttcttccttttttgcgTAAAGACTGTCCTTCTCCTGAAAAGGCAATGAATCGGCCTCCAGCTTCATCCtaaatgggaagagaaaggtTCGATGCTGGAATGAATCCCCAGCTTCCTCCAACATCCCGAGGGGGTCCTTCCTCATCTAGCTCACCCCAAGCTCCAGGGATCCCCCTACCCAAGGCCGGCCGCTGCTGGCCCTCTGGATGAGCCGGGGGTGAGGTACCCCCTGGAGCTGACCCAGAGAGCCCAGCCTGGGAGGGGTGAGGGGGAACTGCGGGCACAAACTGGCAGAGAAGCTCAACTGTGTCCCTAGCTTTGTTTCCACAGGGTTGTACATTCGGTGGGTGCTGATCTAGGGGAAGGGGACACAGATAATAAAAAGTGTCACAGACCCGGCCCTCGAGCAGTTTAGAATCTACAGTAATcgtacacagacacacataatACAAGGTGTGTGGGGAGGGTAAAGGAGAAGACTGAAGCATTCTGGGAGAGCCGACACGCTGGGGGATCAGGGAAGTCTTCGCGGACCTGGCAGCTGAGGGggcttgaaggaagagaaagctcAGGAGAGCGGGGGCTAAGCAGGGCCTGCAGCCCGGGCCAGGTGGGAGCTGGGAGGTGGCCCTTCGGGGGGAAAGCCTGCGCTCTGACTGGAAcgagggggaggggcgggggagggCCTTAACACCAAGGCAAGCAACCTGCAGCACATTCCTCCTGAAATCATTCGATCCAGAAGAGTGTCTGCTACTGCAGATCCTGAGGGAGATGACAAGAAAGGGGCCGTCACCCCAGACCACCACCGCCTGTGTACAACCACGGGACGCCTCCAGAATGAGGAGGCCACGGGTGGAGGCCCGGCAGCCTCTGCTCTGAGCACGCCCACGGCCTCTGACCCAGGGCTACCGTTTGGGTGGATCGGAGCCAGAGCGCGGCGGGGAGACTGTCTACACGTGGGCTCTGACAAAGGCCTTCGTGCTTATCTTGTGGACAAGGAGAGACACGGGCTGGTGACCGATCACGGGGACTAGGAACCGATCAATGGCCGAACCGAGGAAGGACGGCTCGGGGAGGCCTTGCCCTTGGAGGGGCTCCCGGCCGGCTCCTTTCTCAATGCCATGGATCAGAGGCACAGGGGCACCTTTATCATCCGAGCAGGCGACCCCCAGCTAAGTCAGACACCGGAATCAGACCTGGAATCCGGAGCTGAATCTAGAGGGAATTCCCTCTGGGGGGATTAAATTTAATACTAAATTaatcattaattaaattaagCAGGGCTGAATGGAAAGCCTGACCTGGGTTCAGAACATCCCCTTCACAAGCACAGGGGGAAGAGGAGGGTCTGGACAGCACTTTGTTTGGAAAAGACCCAGAGGTTACATGGATACACAAAAGCAAGACAGTCTGGGCCTGCATCACAGGAGGAGGAAGCGGCCATGCCATCCATACGGCAGACTACTTGTGGAACATTTAGTTATGGCCTCCAAGTTTAAAAAACACGTATTTCTGCCCCAATGaatgaaaatctattttctctctctttcccatctccCCTCGAAGTCAGAATAAATGCACGCCAGGACCACGTCCagccctcctccttccccctgcaCGCCTGTCTTAGGAATGACTGGTAAGTTTTGGAGCAGCCGAGGAGGCGGGCAAGGCAGTGGGAGGCCCTGGCAGGCCATCTCACAAGACAGGCGGAGAGGGTGGGGGAGGTCTTGGATGAGGACGAGGCCGCTCCTTTCACAGCACTGGAGGGACAAGATGGGACGGAGAGGTGGCGATGGAGGCAGACCAGTCTGGGGTCACAACCTTCCTCCATTTACTGCTTGACCCCAAGTGGGAACGGGCTCTGCTCGAACCCTGGATTTCTCTTCACTAGAGAGATTTGGGGGGGTTCACTTGTCATTAAGGAAGTCCTGTTCAGGCACCAGCCATAGCAGACTCTTGGGATTCTGGGATTCTCTTCCCCCAGTGCCAGAGCCCCACGGCCCTCCATGCAGCAGAGGAGGAAGGAGTCTGACGACCCACAAAACTTCTTCCCAAATTTAAGGCAGTGTCAACTCTCTGGCAGCCTGGGTCAGAACGGGGCAGGCCGGAACCCCGAGGGAGGCCGCCGTCATGCCGGAGGGCTAGATGGAACTTTTCCAAATGAAGCTCTTAAGTTGAGGACAATGCACTCCAAGGACGGGGTGGGGATGCTCATGTCCAGAAATCCAGATGGCCAGCGGACATTTGTCTCGGCCAGACTCCCCCCGACCCCAACAAACACAACACTGGCCCTCAGATGCCCCGCCTGCTTTTAGAAACACTGCAGGACCCAGCTTTAAAAGGGATTATTCGTTCTGATCACTCCCTCCACAAGGGATTCTTGTGGCCACAGCGGTATGGaacacccctcctcccccctccccaggggTCAGGCAGCTTCTGGCACCCAGCAAGTTCCCTATCAGGGAACAATTCCTAGCTCATGGAAAGGTCTGGATCATCCTGGTCTAGACTGATCTACGGACTTGGGCCCTCCTTTTTTACAAGCGCAGCAGGGCTGGGCTACACGCCGCGGGTGCTACTGGGGGTGAAGTGGCCAAGCTTCAGGGCCCCAGGTTCTAGCCTCCAGGTGCAGCCCGACCTGGCGCCCCCCGCCCCGAGGCGAGGACGCCCAGAGACGCCGAGGGGCACCTGGGCAGAGACTCGCTAAGGAGAGGTGCTGGGCCCTGTGGGGCCACGGGGTAGCCATCTACTCTGCGGGGAGGCCTCAGGCTggctttttcctctctcctggcCCCGGCTCGGACAACCGAGCAAACCC
This genomic window contains:
- the C1H22orf39 gene encoding UPF0545 protein C22orf39 homolog, with the protein product MLKRRDAEGQGCKMADVDESFWRPPRSCEDYWAEWKHCRTIRNFLHHYYIYGEIPSCDQWKRDYRNCQQWEESGSPEAKQFLCRSEQARILAKQKHTPVWTMRQSPPGDWHLPLPGEGKSK